The stretch of DNA GCCGCGGCATGCCCGACCCACGCCGACACGGCCTGGGCGACCTGCTCGTCCAAGTGATGATCGAGGTGCCCAAGAAGCTCGCGCCGGACGAAGAGCGGCTGCTGCGTGAACTGGCGGGCCTCGAGCACAAGAACGTCGCGCCGCAGCGCAAGAGCTTCTTCAAACAGCTGAAAGACTATTTCGTCGGCGAAGAGGAGGGCGACAAGACCGCCCCCGCCGGCGCCAAATCGAGCGACAAGTAACGACGGAGCCCTGCCATGGCTGATGACCCCCAAGACGAATTCCACGACGTTGACGACGCCCTCGCCGCCGAACAAGCCGCAGTGGACGACATCGAGGCCGAGACCGTCGAGTTCGTCAGCGAGCTCGAGTCGGGCGGCGACGCGCCGCCATCGCTCGAGGAGCAGGTGAAGGCGCTCGAAGACCGCAACCTGCGCTTGCAGGCCGAGCTGCAGAACGTGCTAGGCCGCGCACGGCGTGAGTCGGAAGAGACCCGCAAGTACGGGTCGCTGGGCGTCGCCCGCGACCTGCTGCCGGCGCTCGACAACATCGACCGCGCGTTGGAAGCCGCGGAGAAGGCCGGCCAATCTAGCGACCCGACGAGCACGCTGGCGGACGGCTTCCGCATGGTCCGCGACCAGATCGCGGGGGCCCTCGCCCAGCACGGCTGCCAGCTGATCGACACGGCGCCAGGCACGGAGTTCGACCCGTCGATGCACGAGGCGATCCTCCAGCAGCCATCGCCGGACCACCCGGCAGGCACGATCCTGCTCACCGCCCAACCCGGCTACAAACTCCACGACCGCGTTGTCCGCGCGGCGCAGGTGGTGGTGTCTTCGGGGCCCGCTGCTTAATCGGTTGAAGGAGATGAGGGGGATGTTGGTGATAGAGGGGGGATCGCAAATGGGTGGTGGGTTTGAGACGCCTCTGACCCTTTCGAGCCAAGTAGCTGATACATGATGAGAAGAATTAAAGAAGTGGTCGCGAAGCGACCTGCGATTTATCGCCAAGAGACCGAACGCAAAACACTGAACGTGTAGGCGGCCAGAACCAGAGACCTATCTTCATCGTCCGCTTGCGATCCCCCCTATCACCAACATCCCCCTATCCCCTTTCCCGAACGAACCACCAAAGATGCCCACGTACGACTACGTCTGTGACGCGTGCGACCACGAGTTTGAGTTGTTCCAGTCCATTTCGGAGCCGGTGAAGAAGAAGTGCCCCGAGTGCGGCAAGTCGAAGCTGCGGCGGCTGTTCGGCACGGGCGCAGCCGTGGTGTTCAAGGGCTCGGGCTTCTACGAGACCGACTACCGCAGCGACTCGTACAAGAAGGCGGCCGAGAAGGACAAGAAGTCGGGCGAGCCGAAGAGTGAGTCGAAGTCGGAGAGCAAGAGCGAGAGCAAGTCGGAAGGGAAGAGCGAGCCGAAGAAGGAAACGAAGAAGCCCGATTCGAAGCCAAAAAAGTAGGGTCCGCTGTGCGGACCGTCGTTCGCAGCCTGAACCATCAACGCCACACCCTATCGACTAGAGCGGTCCGCACAGCGGACCCTACCATGCGCTGCCCCCTCTGTAACGCCGAGTTCGATCCCGCCGATTCGCCGGCGATGCCGTTCTGTAGCGAGCGCTGCAAGCTGATCGACCTGGGGCGGTGGCTCGAAGAAGGGTATTCTTTCCCGGCGGACGACGACCCGGACAAGTACGAGGCGAACTGATCGCCACTGGGTCGCCTCATGGGGGCGCCGTCCCTCTGCGATATCACCCGGCCGCACCATGACGAACAACGAAGTACCGCCCACGCCCCAACGCGACGTGATCCGCGAGGTGGACTGGCTGGCAGTAGCGCCGTGGTTGTTGGTGCTACGGGCAGTTGGCGCGACGATCGGGTGGCCGTTGCTAGTGGGCGTGATCGGGTATGCGGTGCTCGATTGGGAAACTCAGCCGCTCAATTTGGATCGGCTTCTTAACCCCGCCGACTTGGTCCGCTACAACGCCGATGTATGGGCCACCAACGCTACTCAAATTTCGGACGGCGTCGCCGAGATTTCTTGGTATCGCCGAGTTGTCTGGCCTACGTTCCGACGCCTGGCGTGGATGATGCTTGGCGTCGTCATCGCTCAGCATGCGGCCCAAAGGCTAAGCAATAGCCCAAGAATCGGCTTCCTAACGTCGTTGCGTCGCGCTCTTCGGTATGGGCCTCGAGTGCTCGGCGCCATCGCACTGTTGGCAATCCCAGCCGCCTGCTGCGCGGTTTTTCTTGGAGTTTGCGGCTTGCTGGTGCATGCCGTCTTCTCATCGACGTTGGCGAACGGTATGGCGAGCATTGGTGGCGTTGTCGGAGGGCTGCCTCTCGCAATGCTGCTCGGCGTTGTCGTGTACGGGGCGCCGCTATTGGTCGCATCGGTTGTCGTTGACGACGCCGACCCCTTTGACGCTCTCAGTCGAACAGTCGCTTACGTCTTTCAAAAACCAGGATCGCTCGCCACCTGCGTTTTCCTCGGCTGGATTGGACTGGTTGTTTCCAGCATCGTCATCCACTGGCTACTGACGACTAGCATTGAAATGACGAACGCGTTTACCGATGGCGCCCCGTTAGCCTTGCATTGCGTGCTGTTAGGCTTCTTTCCCGCTTATTTCTACTGCGCAGGCGTCGCCACCTATCTCGTCATGCGACGACAAGTCGACGGTCAGCCGCTCGACGAGATCGGCTAGTTGGCTGATGAGGGGCCAGAAGGCGCAGCGTAGGTCCGCAGGAGGTCCGCCATCTTCTGGTGGAACTGGCCGCGGCTGACGACGAGGTCGAAGCCGCTTTCACGCGCTGCTTCGAGGCGGGCCTCGTGGACGTGGGGGCCGTAGGCCAGTAGCGTCGCGTTCGGCGCCGCTGTGCGGATCGACGCGGCCCAGGCGGCGAGGTCGGCGACCTTGGCCGTTAGGTCGAGAGCGACGAAGCGCGTGGCTTCGCCGGCGGCTTCTAACGCGGCGTTCGGCGAGACCGTCTTGAGCTCCACGCCCGCTTGCGACGCGGCGCCGTGGGCGGTGGAGGTCGCCATGAGGTCGGTGGTGACGAGTAACGCTGTCATGCTCAAACCGCCCCTGGCCCCGTCAGCCCATCGCTGATCTGGTAGGCGTTATCGAGTGGCAGCACCATCACCTTGCCGTCGCCGATGTGGCCATCCTTGCTGGTGCGGGCGTGCTCTTCCAGGCAGCGGATTGTCGGCTCGACGAAGTCGTCGTTGACGGCGATTTGCACCTCGACCTTGCGGAGGAGGTGCGTCTCGTACTCGTGGCCGCGGTACGTTTCGGCGTGGCCGCGTTGGCGGGCGAAGCCCATCGCGTCGGCGACCGTCATGCGTGTGACGCCGATCGCTTGGAGCGCTTCGTGGACCGCTTCCAGCTTCGTCGGCTGGATCACCGCGAGTATGAGTTTCATGCCTGGACTTGCCGCAACAACCGATCGGGGAACCGCCTTCCCCGCTACGGAGCAGCGTACCCGGCGGCCTCGGCCTCGGACAGCGGCGCCCCCGAGCGGAGGGCGGCCGCGGCGGCCTCCTGCTGACTGGGCTCTTTGCCCAGCAGCAACAGGCTCATGAACGCCGACCCGCCGCCCGTGTCGAAGACGCGGTCGGTCTCGAGCGTCTTGCGGATACGGTCCGACGCCTCGCGGAGGTGCGCCTCGCTGTAGCGGTCGAGCTCCGGGTCGTCCTCCAGCAGCGTGTCGATCTCCTCCTTGAGGTCCGACAGCTCGGCGTAGGCGAGGGTCTGGCAGTCGTCCGGCGCCGAGGTGCGGTCGAGCGCCAGCTTCGCCAGCCGTTCGAGGTAGGTCCGCTGCAAATTGCGGCGGAGGCTGCTGATCAGCGGCTTGCGATTGGTGTACTCCGTGTCTTCCTTCAGGTCCTTCAGCTCGGCGAAGATCGAGTCACTGAGCGTCGAGAGCACGTCATCGACCGTGAGCATCTCGACCTCGCCGTCGACTTTCAACTCGTTGTCGTGCAGGCGGGTGAGCGTCAGCGGGCCCATCAGCTGGTCGAGCGTGCGGTCCTGCATCAGGCGGATCGTGGCGTGGATCGGGTAATCGATCCGCGACGCGTTGGCGGCGCCCCAGTGCGACCAGCGCGACGGGATCAGCTTGTTGTAGATCGACGGCGGGATGTCGAACGGCTCGTCGCTGAACATCTTCTCGGCCACGAGGTCGAGCGCCTCGCGCTGCCGCTCGGCCTCGACGAGCGAGAACGGCTCGGGGGCGTCCTTGTCGCCCTTGTGCGAACGGCTGACGTAGACGCCGCCCACGTAGCGGGCCGCATTGAAGACCGAGCTCATCTGGGTGCCGAGCAACACGCCGAACGCCTGGCGGGCCTTCTGATAGCCCTTGCCGTCTTCGACCATGTCGTCGATGATGCGCGGCATGGCCTCGGCCACGAGCTCGGACTGCATCTCGGCGTGGGCCACCAGGTCGTCGCCGAAGTCGAAACGCCGGCTGTGCGGGTCGGGGTCGATGCCGCGGGTATCCTCGTCGGTGCTGAACGCGAGGCCACGCTCGCCGCTGCGAGAGGCGATAGCTGCCAGCTCCTTCTTCTCGTCCTTCAGCGGCTTGTAGCCGTACTCGATGGCCCAGTAGTCGTAGGGGCCGATGGTGGTCGTGTAGTAGTCGCCCTGCGTGTACTTCTCGGGGACGATGAACGTCGGGACGTAGTCCATCACCGACGCCACGAGGCCTTCCTTGCGGGTCTTCTCGGTGTCGCGGGCGTCTTCGAGAGAGTGGAGCGTGCTCGCCTTGAAGTTGTGCCTCAGGCCAAGCGTGTGACCGACCTCATGCATCGTGACCTCTTTGAGGCCCTGGTTGATAAGCTTCTCGAGGTCGTCCTTGCTACGCTTGCGCGTGGCGGCGACGGTCGCGGCGAAAGCGAGCTGACGCGAAGCGCCGGCGAGCAGGTTGCAGCTGCAACGCCCGTCGTGGGCGTGCGACCGCATCCGCGCGGGCAGCGCCTCTTGCTGGGCGTAGTAGGTCTCCATCTGGATCGGGCCGCCGGTGAGCAGTTCGATGCCCTGCGGCGTGAAGTACTCGTACTCTTGCTTCCAGAACTGGAGGAAGTCGGCGTCGAGGATGATGTCGGCGTCGAGGATCTCGCCCGTCAGCGGATTGACGCGTGACGGGCCCATCGCGAAGCCCGCGCCGCTG from Botrimarina mediterranea encodes:
- a CDS encoding nucleotide exchange factor GrpE; this encodes MADDPQDEFHDVDDALAAEQAAVDDIEAETVEFVSELESGGDAPPSLEEQVKALEDRNLRLQAELQNVLGRARRESEETRKYGSLGVARDLLPALDNIDRALEAAEKAGQSSDPTSTLADGFRMVRDQIAGALAQHGCQLIDTAPGTEFDPSMHEAILQQPSPDHPAGTILLTAQPGYKLHDRVVRAAQVVVSSGPAA
- a CDS encoding P-II family nitrogen regulator; the encoded protein is MKLILAVIQPTKLEAVHEALQAIGVTRMTVADAMGFARQRGHAETYRGHEYETHLLRKVEVQIAVNDDFVEPTIRCLEEHARTSKDGHIGDGKVMVLPLDNAYQISDGLTGPGAV
- a CDS encoding DNA gyrase inhibitor YacG, whose protein sequence is MRCPLCNAEFDPADSPAMPFCSERCKLIDLGRWLEEGYSFPADDDPDKYEAN
- a CDS encoding zinc-dependent metalloprotease is translated as MSFCRSTSRFGRSLISTGLVATGTALALALCATPSLAEEAKGEEDTNKAKAADTVSAEPSSSGDAKKSESSDSSKPKYPPASKVLSDTKKIDGVLTLHRSDSKLFAELKPADLDKDFIVLITIAKGIGQSPLLGGYSWNFDDNWVWQFRKQGDNIQVVRRNVRFKADAGSPTAEAVKLAYTDSILFSLPIAAKGSSGSYIVDLSGVFFTDLPQISQVLPGFSFSSQRSSWSEVRGYDKNVEIQVAATYSSSGYMSLDTVPDSRAATINIHYSISKLPSTDYKPREADDRIGYFLAAVKDFSKEDPDDRFVRYITRWNLQKVDPSADISTPKKPIKFWLEKTIPYAYRKPIRDGIEEWNKAFEKAGFYNAIEVEQQQTSADWDPGDINYNTFRWITSGAGFAMGPSRVNPLTGEILDADIILDADFLQFWKQEYEYFTPQGIELLTGGPIQMETYYAQQEALPARMRSHAHDGRCSCNLLAGASRQLAFAATVAATRKRSKDDLEKLINQGLKEVTMHEVGHTLGLRHNFKASTLHSLEDARDTEKTRKEGLVASVMDYVPTFIVPEKYTQGDYYTTTIGPYDYWAIEYGYKPLKDEKKELAAIASRSGERGLAFSTDEDTRGIDPDPHSRRFDFGDDLVAHAEMQSELVAEAMPRIIDDMVEDGKGYQKARQAFGVLLGTQMSSVFNAARYVGGVYVSRSHKGDKDAPEPFSLVEAERQREALDLVAEKMFSDEPFDIPPSIYNKLIPSRWSHWGAANASRIDYPIHATIRLMQDRTLDQLMGPLTLTRLHDNELKVDGEVEMLTVDDVLSTLSDSIFAELKDLKEDTEYTNRKPLISSLRRNLQRTYLERLAKLALDRTSAPDDCQTLAYAELSDLKEEIDTLLEDDPELDRYSEAHLREASDRIRKTLETDRVFDTGGGSAFMSLLLLGKEPSQQEAAAAALRSGAPLSEAEAAGYAAP
- a CDS encoding FmdB family zinc ribbon protein, producing MPTYDYVCDACDHEFELFQSISEPVKKKCPECGKSKLRRLFGTGAAVVFKGSGFYETDYRSDSYKKAAEKDKKSGEPKSESKSESKSESKSEGKSEPKKETKKPDSKPKK